Within Anolis sagrei isolate rAnoSag1 chromosome 3, rAnoSag1.mat, whole genome shotgun sequence, the genomic segment GTTGGAATTTCCAGGCcatcaagggcagccccacgtagagtgcattgcaataatacaGTCTGGATGacaccaaagcgtggaccaccatggccaagtccaaCTTCTCGAGGCATGGTCACAGCACGAGCTCTGCAAAGAaggtcctcctggccactgccaacacctgagtGTCAAGCAACAGTGTTGAATCCAGGTgaacccccaagctgcggacctctGCCCTCAAGGGGAGTGGAACCATGCTGAGCACAAGAAGACCCTTCTTGGCCCCACGACTGACCAGCAGGACCTCTGTCCATCTCACTCCTTGTtatctcacctccattcttaactaggagccaTTTCtcagttggatgtttgcaacttgggggcgGCCTAAACCTTACGCAAAATCACAGCAGCATTGCACACAGTTGACCACAATCTTTGGACCCActgccttatagaatcatagaatcatagaatcaaagagttggaagagacctcctgggccatccagtccaaccccattctgccaagaacaggaacatcgcattcaaatcacccctgacagatggccatccagcctctgcttaaaagcttccaaagatggagcctccaccacactccggggcagagagttccactgctgaacggctctcacagtcaggaagttcttcctcatgttggagtcaggctgtcctcctttctccacaaccgtggacagcgagtggagaggggaggcctggtctctgagaggtcccctctctctctctggtggggttcctcctcagggggccattctctcccctctggtgtttaacatctctatgcgaccccttgctcagctggttcgaggttttgggctggagtgtgaccagtacgtcgatgacactcagctggtgctgaagatggaaggccgaccggactctgtacctgattgtttccatctgtgcctcattgaggccgtgactggatggctgcgtgccagcaggttgagggtgaatccagcaaagacggagatcctatggctgggtcgaccgggcagtggggatgtcCAGCGGCCTACCCTGGATGGCCaggcgctacgcccatcatcgttggtcaagagtctgggagtccttttggaccctctgctgaggatgggggcccaggtctccgccgtgagctttcccctgcggcaggctagacggctggcccctccctgtccagggacgacctagctatggtcatccaggccacggtcatctcaagactggactactgcaacgacCTCTACATTGGCCTACCTCTGTTGGGGATCCGGAAGCTcaaactggtacaaaatgcagccgctcggcttcttgcgggaattccgatgagatgccacatcaccccaatcttatgGCAGTTGCATTGGTtccccattgagcaccggatcactttcaaagggatgggactcaccttgaaggccttgcatggtctggggccgatggacctgagggaccgcctcctcaccccctcccaaccccagagatccctccgttctgaggaccaggATCtcttggaagtccccagtgtcaagaccttgtgtctaacagcaaccaggcgcagagccttcacagcagtggcaccctcactctggaacactctgccacccgaagtccatgccttgcgggacttaccagctttccgaagggcatgtaagacatagtttcgacaggcctttgatctttgatatttctgtttttaaatggttttaaattgcttttaaattgtgttagattttagccattcttgtaagccgctccgagccccaggggagtggccgcatagaagttcaaataataaacaaacaaacaaacaaacaaacaaataaataaataaaggtgactcagagcagcttgtggataattgggggggggggatagggtcCACGAGccccactgtggccaagtccagCTTCTCGAGGCATggttgcagttggtgcacaagcttGAACTTAGTGTCAAGCGATAgcgttgaatccaggaggacccccaagctatggaCCTCCGCCCTCAGGGGGAGTGGGACCACACTGAGCACAAGTAGCCACCCTAGACCCCGCTCGGCCCCACAACTGACCAGCAGGACCTCTGTCCCACTcactcctgctcggccccacaactGACCAGCAGGACCTCTGTCCCACTcactcctgctcggccccacaactGACCAGCAGGACCTCTGTCCCACTcactcctgctcggccccacaactGACCAGCAGGACCTCTGTCCCACTcactcctgctcggccccacaactGACCAGCAGGACCTCTGTCCCACTcactcctgctcggccccacaactGACCAGCAGGACCTCTGTCCCACTcactcctgctcggccccacaactGACCAGCAGGACCTCTGTCCCACTcactcctgctcggccccacaactGACCAGCAGGACCTCTGTCCCACTcactcctgctcggccccacaactGACCAGCAGGACCTCTGTCCCACTcactcctgctcggccccacaactGACCAGCAGGACCTCTGTCCCACTcactcctgctcggccccacaactGACCAGCAGGACCTCTGTCCCACTcactcctgctcggccccacaactGACCAGCAGGACCTCTGTCCCACTcactcctgctcggccccacaactGACCAGCAGGACCTCTGTCCCACTcactcctgctcggccccacaactGACCAGCAGGACCTCTGTCCCACTcactcctgctcggccccacaactGACCAGCAGGACCTCTGTCCCACTcactcctgctcggccccacaactGACCAGCAGGACCTCTGTCCCACTcactcctgctcggccccacaactGACCAGCAGGACCTCTGTCCCACTcactcctgctcggccccacaactGACCAGCAGGACCTCTGTCCCACTcactcctgctcggccccacaactGACCAGCAGGACCTCTGTCCCACTcactcctgctcggccccacaactGACCAGCAGGACCTCTGTCCCACTcactcctgctcggccccacaactGACCAGCAGGACCTCTGTCCCACTcactcctgctcggccccacaactGACCAGCAGGACCTCTGTCCCACTcactcctgctcggccccacaactGACCAGCAGGACCTCTGTCCCACTcactcctgctcggccccacaactGACCAGCAGGACCTCTGTCCCACTcactcctgctcggccccacaactGACCAGCAGGACCTCTGTCCCACTCACTccttgttgtctcacctccattcccAACTAGGAGCCATTTCtcagttggatgtttgcaacttgggggcgGCCTACACCCTACAcaaaaggagactcagagcagcttgtgGACAATTGGGGGTCCCCGCATAGGGTCCACGAGCCCCTCCTCCAGGCCAGGCCACCCTTTTAGccaccccctttctctcccccctagACCCCCATGTCCCCCAAGAGAGAGGCAGAGTCAGCACAGTGTTGCATTGGGTGACGTTTATTGATATTGATGGTGGTGTTGGTGGTGTCACTTTTCCAGGGGTGGGATTAGAGTTTGGGGGTCACCAGGCTGGTGGGGCATCAGGGGGGcttggcctcttcctcctcctcagtggTACCGGCGGGACAGACCGTGGGCCACGGAGTTGCACAGCTTCTGGCAGGCGGCGTGGCAGGCCGGAGTGAAGTCCTTCCCAAAGTGGGAGGCCAGCATCACGATCAGGACGTCGCCCAGCAGCTgcaagagatgggggggggggggtgtcacaggAGAAAGCAGAGGTCAGGAAGGAAAGGCTTAAGCCTCCACTGGCTGAAtcaggctggactagatgccctctggaggtcccttccacTGGCTGAAtcaggctggactagatgccctctggaggtcccttccacTGGCTGAAtcaggctggactagatgccctctggaggtcccttccacTGGCTGAATCAGGCtagactagatgccctctggaggtcccttccacTGGCTGAATCAGGCtagactagatgccctctgggggtcccttccactgGCTGAATCAGGCtagactagatgccctctggaggtcccttccacTGGCTGAATCAGGCtagactagatgccctctggaggtcccttccacTAGCTGAAtcaggctggactagatgccctctggaggtcccttccacTGGCTGAAtcaggctggactagatgccctctggaggtcccttccacTGACTGAAtcaggctggactagatgccctctgggggtcccttccactgGCTGAAtcaggctggactagatgccctctggaggtcccttccacTAGCTGAAtcaggctggactagatgccctctggaggtcccttccacCGGCTGAAtcaggctggactagatgccctctggaggtcccttccacTGGCTGAAtcaggctggactagatgccctctggaggtcccttccacTGGCTGAAtcaggctggactagatgccctctggaggtcccttccacTGGCTGAAtcaggctggactagatgccctctggaggtcccttccacTGGCTGAAtcaggctggactagatgccctctgggggtcccttccaactctaatgggAGATAGGCTGCCTGGAGTCTTCTCTGcttgaggcttttaaaaagaggccatctgttgagggtgctttggttgtgcatgCCTTTCCTAGCAGaaaagggttagactggatgacctttgggggtcccttccaactcccgGATCCCTTGAttatataaacagaggctggatggccatctatggggagggcttggatggtgcctcctTGCCTGGTggaaaagaggttggactggatgacctttgggggtcccttccaaccctgtgGTTCCAATGGCTTTAAGAGACAAAGACCCCTCTTTGTGAGACTGGGGTCCAGGCACCATCACAAGCCCCCCTTAGCCGGCCATAGTGggcaacatgcacacacacacacacacacacacacacacacaatcaaacaGGGAATcctggcattgttgttgttgttgttattttactgaaacattattattattattattattattattattattattattattattattattctgccacaaaaacacagtatgacccagcaaatgagatctatatgctggatttcatatcacaaaatcacaagttgaatacttcccaagcgtttaggaatgtgtgatgtgtgtgtgtgtgtgtgtgtgtgtgtgtgtgtgtgtgtgtatatatatataaagagagagcgAGAGTCTAAAGTCAGAAGGGGCCTCTAGAggtcatccactccaaccccaacCTGGTATAAAGGAaaggacaccatctgatcccgcccgacagatggccctccagccatagatgtgATAGATGTGATAgaatatataggtgtgtgtgtgtgtgtgtgtggagagagacTAAAGTCAGAGGGGAACGCTAGAGGCCACCCACTTCAATCTCCTTCTGTTTAAATGATGGACACCATctgatccttcccaacagatggccctccagccatAGCTATGatgcatattatatatatgtacacaaacacacatatatacataaatatatggagagagactagagtcagaagggaccctaGAGGCCATCCACTCTGACCCCATTCTGTTAAAAAGgacacaattcaatccctccctACAGATAGCCCTCCAACCATAGCTATGACGGATatgaaagaatatatatatatatacacacatacatacacagacatacagagagagagagagaatcagaaGGGACCCTagaggccatccactccaaccccattctgttataAATGAAGGACACcacccaatccctcccgacagatggccctcTAGCTGTAGATTGAAATTATACAGTTGTGAGTTCTCTTCCTGCCTTAGAAAAGGAGGAAGTGGCTGCAACCAAATCCCAGAGAATAATGGGATATTGAGTGTCCTGCCTCATTGGACCACACTATCCACTCTATCCACGCACACTATCCAGGCTTGCCCTTCCTCGCAAGGACGGCGCTCCCTGACCCACTCACAGAGAAGTTGACGGGGTCCACGTGGAGCTTGTCGCAGTGCAGCTCGCTCAGCTTGGCGAAGGTGTCCTTGATGTTGTCCAGGTTCTTGACCGCCTCGCCGAAGGCGGTCAGCACCTTCTTGCCGTGGGCCTTGATCTTGGCATTGCCGCAGATGGCCGCCGCGTTGGAGAGGTTGCCGAAGTCGGGGAAGAACCTCTGGGTCCAGGGGTAGACCACCAGCAGGCTgcgggaaagggaggagggggagggggaggaggggtcaAGCAGAGGTCAAGGGTCAACATGGCCCAGGTCTtagccaacttgggtcctccgtccaggtgttttggacttcaactgcatTGTGTCAGTGCTAGCTAATGAGCCTCCTAGCTTTTTCCCATCCTCTATGAGAAGATTGATGGCCTTGCTGGGTCAACCAGATTCCTACACCCAGATACAtccccacttaagtggctgagggggtaaaggaaaggctcttaggaattctgggagttggagtccaagtttgcccatgcccacaTTAAGCAAGGACATCATTATTTAGTGCTAGCTAATGAGCCTCCTAGTTTGTTCCCATCCTCTATGAGAAGATTGATGGTCTTGCTGCGTCAACTAGAGTCCTACTCCCAGATACAtccccacttaagcagctgaagggggaaatgaaggggcctgaggccaggaattatgggagttggagtccaaaacaccaagttggcccaagcctgccCTAGAGGGACCTCCCAAACGTCCATCCCATCCATCAAGGACAGCATCATAAACATAGAGGGATAGATCGGACATTTCTCAGGACCTAATGCTTAGTGGTGGTCATACCTGCCCTAGAAGGACCTCCCAAACGTCCATCCCATCCATCAAGGACAGCATCGTAAACATAGATGGATAGATCGGACCTTCCTCAGGACCTAATGCTCAGTAGTGGTCATACCTGCCCTAGAGGGACCTCCCAAACTCCATCCCATCCATCAAGGACAACAGCGTAAACATAGATGGATAGATCGGACCTTCCTCAGGACCTAATGCTTAGTGGTGGTCATACCTGCCCTAGAGGGACCTCCCAAACTCCATCCCATCCATCAAGGACAGCATCGTAAACATAGAGGGATAGATCGGACCTTCCCCAGGACCTACTGCTTAGTGGCGGTCATACCTGCCCTAGAGGGACCTCCCAAACTCCATCCCATCCATCAAGAACAGCATCATAAACATAGATGGATAGATCGGACCTTCCTCTGGACCTACTGCTTAGTGGTGGTCATACGTGCCCTAGAGGGACCTCCCAAACTCCATCCCATCCATCAAGAACAGCATCATAAACATAGATGGATAGATCGGACCTTCCTCAGAACCTACTGCTTAGTGGTGGTCATACCTGCCCTAGAGGGACCTCTCAAACTCCATCCCATCCATCAAGAACAGCATCATAAACATAGATGGATAGATCTGACCTTCCTCAGGACCTAATATTTAGTGGTGGTCATACCTGCCCTAGAGGGACCTCCCAAACTCCATCCCATCCATCAAGAACAGCATCGTAAACATAGAGGGATAGATCGGACCTTCCTCAGAACCTACTGCTCAGTGGTGGTCATACGTGCCCTAGAGGGACCTCCCAAACTCCATCCCATCCATCAAGAACAGCATCGTAAACATAGATGGATAGATCGGACCTTCCTCAGGACCTACTGCTTAGTGGTGGTCATACGTGCCCTAGAGGGACCTCCCAAACTCCATCCCATCCATCAAGAACAGCATCATAAACATAGATGGATAGATCGGACCTTCCTCAGGACCTACTGCTTAGTGGTGGTCATAC encodes:
- the LOC137096688 gene encoding hemoglobin subunit beta-1, which translates into the protein MVHWTAEEKQLIANCWSKVDIAQMGGDALACLLVVYPWTQRFFPDFGNLSNAAAICGNAKIKAHGKKVLTAFGEAVKNLDNIKDTFAKLSELHCDKLHVDPVNFSLLGDVLIVMLASHFGKDFTPACHAACQKLCNSVAHGLSRRYH